Proteins from a single region of Verrucosispora sp. NA02020:
- the ddaH gene encoding dimethylargininase, translating to MVTVNQQRVPRKRTYLMCSPEHFTVEYAINPWMDVTASVDPELAVKQWARLRETLVGLGHDVHLLVPEPGLPDMVYAANGAFTVDGTAYGARFKHPQRAAEAAGHRAFYESQGWRFIAPNETNEGEGDFAYLPEAHGGLVLAGYGFRTELPAHAEAQEALGRPVVSLHLIDPRFYHLDVALASIDDGNVVYYPGAFSAASQRVLAQLFPDAVVADDDDALSFGLNLVSDGANVVLNSEATRLAGRLKAAGYTPVPVELAELKKGGGSVKCCVAELRP from the coding sequence TTGGTGACCGTGAACCAGCAGCGAGTACCGCGAAAGCGGACATATCTCATGTGCTCGCCCGAGCATTTCACGGTCGAGTACGCGATCAACCCGTGGATGGACGTGACCGCCTCGGTCGACCCGGAACTGGCGGTCAAGCAGTGGGCCCGCCTACGGGAGACGCTGGTGGGCCTCGGCCACGACGTGCACCTGCTGGTTCCCGAACCCGGCCTGCCCGACATGGTCTACGCCGCCAACGGCGCGTTCACGGTGGACGGCACGGCCTACGGGGCGCGGTTCAAGCACCCGCAGCGGGCCGCCGAGGCCGCCGGGCACCGGGCGTTCTACGAGTCCCAGGGCTGGCGGTTCATCGCGCCGAACGAGACCAACGAGGGCGAGGGTGACTTCGCGTACCTGCCGGAGGCGCACGGCGGGCTGGTCCTGGCCGGGTACGGCTTCCGCACCGAACTGCCCGCGCACGCCGAGGCACAGGAGGCGCTCGGCCGTCCGGTGGTGTCGTTGCACCTGATCGACCCGCGCTTCTATCACCTGGACGTGGCGCTCGCCTCGATCGACGACGGCAACGTCGTCTACTACCCGGGTGCGTTCTCCGCCGCCAGCCAGCGGGTGCTCGCCCAACTCTTCCCCGACGCGGTGGTGGCCGACGACGACGATGCGCTGTCGTTCGGCCTGAACCTGGTCAGCGACGGCGCCAACGTGGTGCTGAACAGCGAGGCGACCCGGCTGGCCGGTCGGCTCAAGGCGGCCGGGTACACGCCGGTGCCGGTGGAGCTGGCCGAACTCAAGAAGGGCGGCGGCAGCGTGAAGTGCTGCGTCGCCGAGCTGCGGCCCTGA
- a CDS encoding Lrp/AsnC family transcriptional regulator, whose amino-acid sequence MQIDVVDQRIIALLVADARASYADIGTRVSLSAPAVKRRVDRLRAAGVIRGFTAIVDPAAVGWTTEAFVELFCAGRTTPAQLGAAVRRHPEVVGAYTVSGEADALIHLRAADIAHLEEALERLRAESFVTSSRSTIVLSRLVESPGVGPSTN is encoded by the coding sequence TTGCAGATCGACGTCGTCGACCAACGAATCATTGCGCTGCTCGTCGCGGATGCTCGCGCCTCGTACGCGGACATCGGCACCCGAGTGTCACTCTCCGCTCCGGCGGTCAAGCGACGGGTCGACCGACTGCGGGCGGCCGGGGTGATCCGGGGATTCACCGCCATCGTCGACCCGGCCGCCGTCGGCTGGACCACCGAGGCGTTCGTCGAGCTGTTCTGCGCCGGCCGCACCACTCCGGCCCAGCTCGGTGCGGCGGTACGCCGGCACCCCGAGGTGGTCGGGGCGTACACCGTCTCCGGCGAGGCGGACGCGCTCATCCACCTGCGGGCCGCCGACATCGCCCACCTCGAAGAAGCGTTGGAGCGACTGCGGGCCGAATCGTTCGTCACCTCCAGCCGCAGCACCATCGTGCTCTCCCGACTGGTGGAGTCCCCGGGCGTCGGACCCTCCACGAACTGA
- a CDS encoding beta-propeller domain-containing protein: protein MTRGIKATAAGGTLVALTLLAGSMSAAPAPAPPVGTDGRMVPVGLVSFDSCADALTELRAAAAASVGPYGFGGGWRTFSDRGGALGAGAVAKGSEALSAPTGAAPEHSTTNNHEVGVDEPDLVKTDGRRIVTTTGGVLRVVDPASRRITGELDLTDGHERLRWTDQRLLLLGDRALVLTEATPRETPTGVARRIWGPLGDTRLVLVDLSGAPRVLATYRIQGRTVDARLTGTTARVVVNSSPRLEFPFDRDGSDRERTARNRGVIARAGIGAWLPEYEWTAGGERHTGRVGCDRLSRPARMTGTSTLTVLSFDLATDRLGDGDPVGVVADASTVYGTATSLYLAGARPVVATTRGRPSTDEVTEIHQFDTASPARPRFVASGTVPGWLINQYALSEWNGHLRVATTTGDVWGGRAEGRTSESAVRVLRREGGSLVSAGMVGGLGRGERIYAVRYLGPVAYVVTFRQTDPLYSLDLTDPGAPRVTGELKITGYSGYLHPLPEGRLLGVGQEADARGRTQGVQVSLFDVREPGRPHRLDQWHLPRGWSGAEHDPHAFLYRPDSGLVALPVGGGIRLLRVGSDTVREIGEVTHPSTDRENRRTWSPVRRSLVVGDVLWTVSASGLRATDPTTARSVGWIATT from the coding sequence ATGACACGGGGAATCAAGGCCACCGCCGCCGGCGGCACACTGGTCGCGCTGACGCTGCTGGCCGGCAGCATGTCGGCGGCACCGGCCCCGGCGCCACCCGTCGGGACGGACGGGCGGATGGTGCCGGTCGGTCTGGTCTCCTTCGACTCCTGCGCGGACGCCCTCACCGAGCTGCGCGCGGCGGCCGCCGCCTCGGTCGGCCCGTACGGCTTCGGTGGGGGTTGGCGCACGTTCAGCGACCGGGGCGGCGCCCTCGGAGCCGGTGCCGTGGCGAAGGGTTCCGAGGCCCTTTCCGCGCCGACAGGAGCCGCGCCGGAGCACTCGACGACCAACAACCACGAAGTCGGCGTGGACGAGCCGGACCTGGTCAAGACCGACGGACGGCGGATCGTCACGACCACCGGCGGCGTGCTGCGGGTGGTCGACCCGGCCAGCCGGCGGATCACCGGCGAACTCGACCTGACCGACGGCCACGAGCGCCTGCGCTGGACGGATCAGCGACTGCTGCTGCTCGGTGACCGGGCGCTGGTCCTGACCGAGGCCACCCCGCGCGAGACGCCCACCGGTGTCGCGCGCCGGATCTGGGGTCCGCTCGGTGACACCCGGCTGGTCCTGGTCGACCTCTCCGGTGCACCACGGGTGCTGGCGACGTACCGCATCCAGGGCCGCACCGTGGACGCGCGGCTGACCGGCACGACCGCCCGGGTGGTGGTGAACTCGTCGCCCCGTCTGGAGTTCCCGTTCGACAGGGACGGCAGCGACCGGGAACGGACCGCGCGCAACCGTGGCGTCATCGCCCGTGCGGGCATCGGGGCATGGCTGCCCGAGTACGAGTGGACGGCGGGCGGCGAACGGCACACCGGACGGGTCGGCTGCGACCGGCTGAGCCGCCCGGCACGGATGACCGGCACGTCGACGCTGACCGTGCTCAGCTTCGACCTGGCCACCGACCGTCTCGGCGACGGCGACCCGGTCGGCGTGGTCGCCGACGCGAGCACCGTCTACGGCACCGCGACCAGTCTCTACCTCGCGGGTGCACGGCCGGTCGTGGCGACGACCCGCGGGCGACCGTCGACCGACGAGGTCACCGAGATCCACCAGTTCGACACCGCGTCGCCGGCGCGTCCCCGCTTCGTCGCCTCGGGCACCGTGCCCGGCTGGCTGATCAACCAGTACGCGCTGTCGGAGTGGAACGGGCACCTGCGGGTGGCCACCACCACCGGTGACGTCTGGGGCGGCAGGGCAGAGGGCCGGACCTCCGAATCCGCGGTACGCGTGCTGCGTCGCGAGGGCGGGTCACTCGTCTCCGCCGGGATGGTCGGCGGGCTCGGCCGGGGCGAACGGATCTATGCGGTGCGCTATCTCGGGCCGGTGGCGTACGTGGTGACCTTCCGGCAGACCGACCCGCTCTACTCACTCGACCTGACCGACCCCGGCGCGCCCCGGGTCACCGGCGAACTGAAGATCACCGGGTACTCGGGCTACCTGCACCCGCTGCCCGAGGGCCGGCTGCTCGGGGTGGGTCAGGAGGCTGACGCGCGGGGGCGGACCCAGGGCGTACAGGTCTCCCTCTTCGACGTACGCGAGCCCGGCCGCCCGCACCGGCTGGACCAGTGGCATCTGCCCCGAGGGTGGTCCGGTGCCGAGCACGACCCGCATGCCTTCCTGTACCGGCCGGACAGCGGCCTGGTGGCCCTGCCGGTGGGCGGCGGCATCCGGCTGCTGCGCGTCGGCAGCGACACCGTCCGCGAGATCGGCGAGGTGACCCACCCGTCCACGGACCGCGAGAACCGGCGGACGTGGTCCCCGGTACGCCGGTCGCTGGTGGTCGGTGACGTGCTCTGGACCGTCTCCGCCAGCGGCCTGCGTGCCACCGACCCGACCACCGCACGCAGCGTCGGCTGGATCGCGACGACCTGA
- a CDS encoding DUF6457 domain-containing protein — protein sequence MTVLDDWVTAACAELGLEPAQVPVSTVLDLARDVAHQVVRPGAPVTAYLLGLAVGRGADPVAAAARLADLAGTWPVELGGDQPAD from the coding sequence ATGACGGTGCTGGACGACTGGGTCACGGCGGCCTGCGCGGAACTGGGACTGGAACCGGCTCAGGTGCCGGTGTCGACCGTGCTCGACCTGGCCCGCGACGTCGCCCACCAGGTGGTGCGTCCGGGTGCCCCGGTCACCGCGTACCTGCTCGGCCTGGCCGTGGGACGTGGCGCCGACCCCGTCGCGGCGGCGGCCCGGCTCGCCGACCTGGCCGGCACCTGGCCGGTGGAGTTGGGCGGCGACCAGCCGGCCGACTGA
- a CDS encoding molybdenum cofactor guanylyltransferase translates to MTVYAAIVLAGGSARRMGGRDKPALPVGGVPMRERVLAAVADATPRILVGPGPAPAGVLPTRESPPGGGPVAATAAGMALLEPGVPVVALLAADLPLLTRPAVGDLLRQLDTPPVDGVCFVDASGRRQTLCGVWRTAALRAALDRLAGRHAGAPLRDLLAGLTVREVSWSGGGPPPWFDCDTDGDVRRAEEWAR, encoded by the coding sequence GTGACGGTGTACGCGGCGATCGTGCTCGCGGGTGGGTCCGCGCGCCGGATGGGCGGGCGGGACAAGCCGGCGCTGCCCGTCGGCGGCGTACCGATGCGCGAACGCGTGCTCGCTGCTGTCGCCGACGCGACGCCCCGCATCCTGGTCGGTCCGGGGCCGGCCCCGGCGGGGGTGCTCCCGACCCGGGAGTCACCGCCCGGTGGTGGTCCGGTCGCCGCCACCGCAGCCGGGATGGCCCTGCTCGAACCGGGTGTACCGGTCGTCGCGCTGCTCGCCGCCGACCTGCCGTTGCTGACCCGACCTGCCGTCGGTGACCTGCTGCGTCAGCTGGACACACCGCCGGTGGACGGGGTGTGTTTCGTGGACGCCTCGGGACGGCGACAGACGTTGTGTGGCGTGTGGCGTACCGCTGCCCTGCGCGCGGCGCTGGACCGGCTCGCCGGACGGCACGCCGGAGCGCCGCTGCGGGATCTGCTCGCCGGGCTCACCGTGCGCGAGGTGAGCTGGTCAGGTGGCGGCCCGCCGCCGTGGTTCGACTGCGACACTGACGGTGACGTACGCCGGGCGGAGGAGTGGGCGCGATGA
- the fdhD gene encoding formate dehydrogenase accessory sulfurtransferase FdhD, with the protein MGRASERRGVLRIDLDATDAGRIRVRRPDALAAEEPLEIRVGPAGPDRRRPLSVTMRTPGADLDLALGFLLTEGLIGSADDVSTAQLCAGTETPNTYNVVDVTLAPGVPSPGTDTTRHFHTTSACGVCGKASIDAVRTRSRFDVAADPLAVPAEVLAELPERLRAGQRGFDRTGGSHAAGLFSADGELLVLREDVGRHNAVDKVIGWAVRERRLPLAGHLLLVSGRASFELTQKAWMAGLPLLAAVSAPSTLAVDLAAEAGLTLVGFLRGRTMNVYTGAQRVTG; encoded by the coding sequence ATGGGACGGGCCAGTGAGCGACGCGGGGTGCTCCGCATCGACCTCGACGCGACGGACGCCGGACGGATCCGGGTCCGCCGGCCGGACGCGCTCGCCGCCGAGGAGCCGCTGGAGATCCGGGTCGGGCCGGCCGGGCCGGACCGACGTCGTCCCCTCTCGGTGACCATGCGGACTCCCGGCGCCGACCTGGATCTGGCGCTCGGCTTCCTGCTCACCGAGGGGCTGATCGGCTCGGCGGACGACGTGTCCACCGCGCAGCTCTGCGCCGGCACCGAGACGCCGAACACCTACAACGTGGTCGACGTGACGCTGGCTCCGGGCGTACCGTCGCCCGGCACCGACACGACCCGGCACTTCCACACCACCAGCGCCTGCGGGGTCTGCGGCAAGGCGAGCATCGACGCGGTCCGTACCCGGTCCCGGTTCGACGTGGCCGCCGACCCACTCGCCGTCCCCGCCGAGGTGCTGGCCGAGCTTCCCGAGCGGCTGCGGGCCGGACAGCGGGGCTTCGACCGCACCGGCGGGTCGCACGCGGCGGGACTGTTCTCCGCCGACGGCGAGTTGCTGGTGCTGCGCGAGGACGTCGGCCGGCACAACGCGGTGGACAAGGTGATCGGCTGGGCGGTCCGCGAACGGCGGCTGCCGCTGGCCGGGCACCTGTTGCTGGTCTCCGGCCGGGCCAGTTTCGAGCTGACCCAGAAGGCGTGGATGGCCGGGCTGCCGCTGCTCGCGGCGGTGTCGGCGCCGAGCACGCTCGCGGTCGACCTGGCGGCCGAGGCCGGGCTCACCCTGGTCGGCTTCCTGCGCGGCCGGACGATGAACGTCTACACCGGCGCCCAGCGGGTGACCGGCTGA
- a CDS encoding GAP family protein, whose protein sequence is MSVALLLSLVGLALVDSTSIGTLFIPVWLLLAPGPVRLGRVSTYLGTIAGFYFVVGLLLYFGGSGLAEMWGGALDNRPVLWGQLALGVGLFVLSFRYDGKRGGGGGRVLRWRDRATSGDASARWLVGLAVFAALAEVATMLPYLGALGLLTTSGLGVPQVIALLAGYCLVMILPAVVLLGARVAWPRRIEPLLARLNAWIVRSSGSMLGWVLGIAGFLIARDAAVRLELFDLLANR, encoded by the coding sequence ATGAGTGTCGCGCTGCTGCTGTCCCTCGTGGGACTGGCACTCGTCGACAGCACCAGCATCGGCACCCTGTTCATCCCGGTCTGGCTGCTGCTCGCCCCGGGTCCGGTTCGCCTCGGACGGGTGTCGACCTATCTGGGCACCATCGCCGGCTTCTATTTCGTGGTCGGGCTGCTGCTCTACTTCGGCGGCAGCGGGTTGGCCGAGATGTGGGGCGGTGCGCTGGACAACCGACCGGTGCTGTGGGGGCAACTCGCGCTCGGTGTCGGGTTGTTCGTGTTGAGCTTCCGGTACGACGGCAAGCGCGGGGGCGGTGGCGGTCGGGTGCTGCGCTGGCGCGACCGCGCGACGTCTGGTGACGCGTCGGCGCGTTGGCTGGTCGGGTTGGCGGTGTTCGCCGCGTTGGCCGAGGTGGCGACCATGCTGCCGTACCTCGGTGCACTGGGCCTGCTCACCACCTCGGGCCTGGGCGTGCCGCAGGTGATCGCGTTGCTGGCGGGATACTGCCTGGTCATGATCCTGCCGGCGGTGGTGCTGCTGGGCGCACGGGTGGCCTGGCCGAGGCGGATCGAGCCGCTGCTCGCCCGCCTCAACGCGTGGATCGTGCGGTCGTCCGGCAGCATGCTGGGCTGGGTCCTGGGCATCGCGGGCTTCCTCATCGCCCGGGACGCCGCAGTTCGGTTGGAGCTGTTCGACCTGCTGGCCAACCGCTGA
- a CDS encoding MFS transporter, which translates to MSRPTRVPLVGLLVGHTVSLTGNMLTIIALPFYVLAETGSPVATGITGAVATAPIVLGGALGGVLVDRIGYRRASVLADLVSCLTVAAIPLLHATVGLPFWALLALVFLSGLLDTPGQTARVALLPEAAIAAGLPTERAIGWFEATERGARLLGAPVAGLLVATLGALPVLVLDAATFVLSAVVVAVLVPANLQPGADEPATGDATGYWRQFVAGVRFLLTEPLLRMLVLLVLVTNFFDATKTNVLLPVVAHRDLGGAAALGLLVGAMGGGALAGSLLFSAVGHRLPRRATFVVAFAVAGPPPFLAMAAGLPLPGLLAVFATAGFAAGAINPMIGAIKLERVPVRMRARVYGVIGAGAWAAIPLGALGAGFASEHLGTTTTLVAVGAGYLLVVLTPLLGGPWRTMGRLPTPTRKTVPGARQATAPAPQSDRETRIITG; encoded by the coding sequence ATGAGTCGCCCGACCCGTGTGCCGTTGGTCGGTCTGCTGGTCGGACACACGGTCTCGCTGACCGGCAACATGCTCACGATCATCGCGCTGCCCTTCTACGTACTCGCCGAGACCGGTTCGCCGGTCGCCACCGGCATCACCGGTGCTGTCGCGACCGCGCCGATCGTGCTCGGTGGCGCATTGGGCGGCGTCCTGGTCGACCGGATCGGCTACCGCCGCGCGAGCGTGCTCGCCGATCTGGTCTCCTGCCTGACGGTCGCCGCGATCCCCCTCCTGCACGCCACGGTCGGACTCCCGTTCTGGGCGCTGCTCGCGCTGGTCTTCCTCAGTGGTCTGCTCGACACGCCGGGCCAGACGGCCCGGGTCGCCCTGCTGCCCGAGGCGGCCATCGCCGCCGGCCTGCCCACCGAACGGGCGATCGGCTGGTTCGAGGCGACCGAGCGCGGTGCCCGGCTGCTCGGTGCGCCGGTGGCGGGTCTGCTGGTCGCCACCCTGGGGGCGTTGCCTGTGCTGGTGCTCGACGCGGCCACGTTCGTGCTGTCCGCCGTGGTCGTCGCCGTACTGGTGCCGGCGAACCTCCAGCCCGGCGCCGACGAGCCCGCGACCGGCGACGCCACCGGCTACTGGCGCCAGTTCGTCGCCGGCGTCCGGTTCCTGCTCACCGAGCCCCTGTTGCGGATGCTGGTCCTGTTGGTGCTGGTGACCAACTTCTTCGACGCGACCAAGACCAACGTGCTGCTGCCCGTGGTCGCCCATCGTGATCTCGGCGGAGCGGCGGCCCTCGGGCTGCTCGTCGGCGCCATGGGCGGCGGGGCACTGGCCGGCTCGTTGCTGTTCAGCGCCGTCGGTCACCGGCTACCCCGCCGGGCCACCTTCGTGGTGGCCTTCGCGGTGGCCGGTCCACCACCGTTCCTGGCGATGGCCGCCGGGCTGCCGTTGCCCGGTCTGCTCGCCGTGTTCGCGACCGCCGGCTTCGCCGCCGGGGCGATCAACCCCATGATCGGCGCGATCAAGCTCGAACGCGTGCCGGTCCGGATGCGTGCCCGGGTGTACGGCGTGATCGGCGCAGGAGCCTGGGCCGCCATCCCGCTCGGCGCACTCGGCGCGGGCTTCGCCAGCGAACACCTCGGCACCACGACCACTCTCGTCGCGGTCGGCGCCGGCTACCTCCTGGTGGTCCTCACCCCACTCCTCGGTGGCCCGTGGCGGACCATGGGTCGGCTACCGACCCCGACTAGGAAAACCGTCCCGGGGGCTCGACAGGCCACGGCACCAGCGCCGCAGTCGGACCGGGAGACACGGATAATCACCGGATGA
- a CDS encoding helix-turn-helix domain-containing protein encodes MPNDENVLHLTDPRAMRALAHPTRLRLLGELRLRGPQSVGMLSDVVDEAVGSVSYHLGKLAEHGFVREAPECARNRRERWWRAAHTTTSWEPLEALDDPERKVASDLLRRAVLERYQEALNSYLAAEATFEPEWVRGTASSDNAYHLTAAELRELRTDLEALAVRWQKRSDPDRADARRVTMIYHAFRRPE; translated from the coding sequence ATGCCGAACGACGAGAACGTGCTGCACCTGACCGACCCCCGTGCCATGCGGGCGCTCGCCCACCCCACCCGGCTCCGGCTCCTCGGCGAACTGCGGCTGCGGGGGCCGCAGAGCGTCGGGATGCTCAGCGACGTCGTCGACGAGGCGGTCGGTTCGGTCAGCTACCACCTGGGCAAACTCGCCGAGCACGGCTTCGTGCGGGAGGCTCCGGAGTGTGCGCGCAACCGTCGGGAGAGGTGGTGGCGCGCTGCGCACACCACCACCTCGTGGGAACCGCTGGAGGCACTCGACGACCCGGAGCGGAAGGTCGCCTCGGACCTGCTGCGACGCGCCGTGCTGGAGCGGTACCAGGAGGCCCTGAACAGCTACCTCGCCGCCGAGGCGACCTTCGAGCCCGAATGGGTACGCGGCACCGCCAGCAGCGACAACGCCTACCACCTGACTGCTGCGGAACTACGGGAACTGCGGACCGACCTGGAGGCGCTGGCCGTGCGCTGGCAGAAGCGCAGCGACCCGGATCGCGCCGACGCCCGCCGGGTCACGATGATCTATCACGCTTTCCGGCGGCCGGAATGA
- a CDS encoding DUF4192 domain-containing protein: MNSTDLPRLTVRSPADLIAAVPYLLGFHPTDSVVVVALAGSRIVFAARADLPGEGDPRESAEHIATVTGRQGADSATAIGYGPPERVTPAVDAVRVALADAGLTVVDALRVTGDRWWSYVCQEPECCPPEGTPYDPRASAVPAAAVFAGQVALPDRAALAAAVAPVGGSEMRRAAERADRRLADLLAEAPPAGLLGGRALRTAGVSVLRATRRRHRDGTPLADDEVAWLCLLLTHLPVRDHAWERTDGRDEDVAFWTEMVRRAEPDLSAAPGALLAFAAWRAGQGALAAVALERVLAEHPDYSLALIVDDLLRRGVPPSRLDGWPKALRRGGRRPGRRPR; this comes from the coding sequence ATGAACTCCACGGACCTGCCCCGCCTCACCGTCAGATCCCCCGCCGACCTCATCGCGGCCGTGCCGTACCTGCTCGGCTTCCACCCCACGGACAGCGTCGTGGTGGTGGCGCTGGCGGGCTCCCGGATCGTCTTCGCCGCCCGGGCGGACCTGCCCGGCGAGGGTGATCCTCGGGAGTCGGCGGAGCACATCGCCACGGTGACCGGGCGGCAGGGCGCCGACTCGGCCACGGCGATCGGGTACGGCCCGCCCGAGCGGGTCACTCCGGCCGTGGACGCGGTCCGGGTGGCGCTTGCCGACGCCGGGCTCACCGTGGTGGACGCGTTACGGGTGACCGGTGACCGGTGGTGGTCGTACGTCTGTCAGGAGCCGGAGTGCTGCCCGCCCGAGGGCACCCCGTACGACCCGAGGGCCAGCGCGGTGCCGGCGGCGGCGGTCTTCGCCGGCCAGGTCGCGTTGCCTGACCGGGCCGCTCTCGCCGCTGCGGTGGCCCCGGTCGGCGGGTCGGAGATGCGGCGCGCCGCCGAGCGGGCCGATCGGCGACTCGCCGACCTGCTGGCGGAGGCGCCCCCGGCCGGCCTTCTCGGCGGTCGGGCGCTGCGGACGGCCGGGGTGTCGGTGCTGCGGGCCACCCGACGCCGTCACCGTGACGGGACGCCATTGGCCGACGACGAGGTGGCGTGGCTCTGCCTGCTGCTGACCCACCTGCCGGTGCGGGACCACGCCTGGGAACGCACCGACGGCCGGGACGAGGACGTGGCGTTCTGGACCGAGATGGTGCGCCGGGCCGAGCCGGACCTGTCCGCCGCGCCCGGAGCCCTGTTGGCGTTCGCCGCCTGGCGGGCGGGGCAGGGCGCACTGGCGGCGGTGGCGTTGGAGCGGGTGTTGGCCGAGCATCCGGACTACTCGCTCGCCCTGATCGTGGACGACCTGCTCCGCCGGGGAGTGCCGCCGTCACGCCTGGACGGCTGGCCGAAGGCGCTGCGGCGGGGCGGGCGTCGGCCCGGCCGTCGCCCGCGATGA
- a CDS encoding fructosamine kinase family protein, with protein sequence MDLAYLRAHPEQLPTFLTHQRIRETPVGGGDICAASRLTLDDGHSVFAKTWPEHADREVPEGFFATEAAGLRWLREAGAVGVPEVLVALPDLLALEWVQPGEPRRTAADRFGRELAELHRAGAPAFGAPWPGFIGALPADNTPHAGPWPVWFAQFRIVPYLRRSVDGGALDATAAALVEQVVARIEEFGGDEPPARIHGDLWPGNLLWGADDRVWLVDPAAHGGHRETDLAQLALFGGAPHADRILAAYDESWPLADGWRDRVPLHQLHLLLVHTALFGGAYRDSVVHAARATLSGAERATVDG encoded by the coding sequence ATGGATCTGGCGTACCTGCGGGCGCATCCGGAGCAGTTGCCGACCTTCCTGACCCATCAGCGGATCCGGGAGACGCCGGTGGGTGGCGGCGACATCTGTGCCGCCAGCCGGTTGACCCTGGACGACGGGCACTCGGTGTTCGCCAAGACCTGGCCGGAGCACGCCGACCGAGAGGTGCCGGAGGGCTTCTTCGCCACCGAGGCGGCCGGGCTGCGCTGGTTGCGGGAGGCCGGTGCGGTCGGCGTACCGGAGGTGCTGGTGGCGCTGCCCGACCTGCTCGCGCTGGAATGGGTGCAGCCGGGCGAGCCTCGACGGACGGCGGCCGACCGTTTCGGCCGTGAGCTGGCCGAGTTGCACCGGGCCGGGGCACCCGCCTTCGGGGCACCCTGGCCGGGCTTCATCGGCGCGCTGCCGGCGGACAACACTCCGCACGCCGGTCCATGGCCGGTCTGGTTCGCGCAGTTCCGGATCGTGCCCTACCTGCGTCGCTCGGTCGACGGTGGCGCCCTGGATGCCACCGCCGCCGCGCTCGTCGAGCAGGTCGTGGCCCGCATCGAGGAGTTCGGCGGCGACGAGCCGCCCGCCCGCATCCACGGTGACCTCTGGCCGGGCAACCTGCTCTGGGGCGCCGACGACCGGGTCTGGTTGGTCGACCCGGCCGCGCACGGTGGACACCGGGAGACCGACCTCGCCCAGCTCGCGCTCTTCGGCGGGGCACCCCACGCGGACCGGATCCTGGCCGCGTACGACGAGTCCTGGCCGTTGGCCGACGGATGGCGGGACCGGGTCCCGTTGCACCAGTTGCACCTGCTGTTGGTGCACACCGCCCTGTTCGGCGGCGCGTACCGGGATTCGGTCGTCCACGCCGCCCGGGCCACCCTGAGCGGGGCCGAGCGCGCTACGGTCGACGGGTGA
- the moaA gene encoding GTP 3',8-cyclase MoaA — MSVAPPTAGALVDRYGRVARDLRVSLTDKCNLRCTYCMPAEGLPWLAGPKLLTDDEVIRLIRVAVCRLGVTEVRFTGGEPLIRPGLVDIVSAAAALEPRPRLSLTTNGIGLHRLAPALRAAGLDRVNVSLDTLDRERFTRLTRRDRLSDVLAGLAGAAEAGLVPVKVNAVLMRGVNDDEAPALLRFALDHGYELRFIEQMPLDAQHGWDRAAMVTAEEILTTLRSAYALSPDPTARGTAPAETWLVDGGPARVGVIGTVTRPFCGDCDRTRLTADGQIRNCLFATEESNLRDAMRAGADDDEVARRWTAATWGKRAGHGIDDPTFLQPTRPMSAIGG; from the coding sequence GTGAGCGTCGCCCCGCCGACCGCCGGCGCCCTCGTCGACCGGTACGGCCGCGTCGCCCGGGACCTGCGTGTCTCCCTGACCGACAAGTGCAACCTGCGCTGCACCTACTGCATGCCCGCCGAGGGACTGCCCTGGCTGGCCGGGCCGAAGCTGCTCACCGACGACGAGGTGATCCGGCTGATCCGGGTGGCGGTGTGCCGACTCGGCGTGACCGAGGTCCGCTTCACCGGCGGCGAGCCACTGATCCGTCCGGGTCTGGTCGACATCGTCTCGGCCGCTGCCGCACTCGAACCCCGCCCCCGGCTGTCGTTGACCACGAACGGCATCGGACTGCACCGGCTGGCTCCGGCGCTGCGGGCGGCCGGGCTGGACCGGGTGAACGTCTCGCTGGACACCCTGGACCGCGAACGCTTCACCCGGCTCACCCGACGTGACAGGCTGTCGGACGTCCTGGCCGGTCTGGCCGGTGCCGCCGAGGCCGGGTTGGTTCCGGTCAAGGTCAACGCGGTGCTGATGCGGGGCGTCAACGACGACGAGGCACCGGCACTACTCCGCTTCGCCCTCGACCACGGCTACGAGCTGCGGTTCATCGAGCAGATGCCGCTGGACGCCCAGCACGGTTGGGACCGCGCCGCCATGGTCACCGCCGAGGAGATCCTGACGACGCTGCGTTCGGCGTACGCGCTGAGCCCGGACCCGACCGCGCGCGGCACCGCACCCGCCGAGACCTGGCTGGTCGACGGCGGCCCGGCGCGGGTGGGCGTGATCGGCACGGTGACCCGGCCCTTCTGCGGCGACTGCGACCGGACCCGGCTCACCGCCGACGGCCAGATCCGCAACTGCCTCTTCGCCACCGAGGAGTCGAACCTGCGCGACGCGATGCGGGCCGGGGCCGACGACGACGAGGTGGCCCGCCGCTGGACGGCGGCGACCTGGGGCAAGCGGGCCGGGCACGGCATCGACGACCCGACCTTCCTGCAACCGACCCGGCCCATGTCGGCCATCGGAGGGTGA